GACGGGACGGCAACTGCGACGATCCGTGGTATGCGCGATGGTCGGGTGATTTACGAGGGCACGGTTGAACTTCCGGACCCAGATGCGATGGACGAGCCGGTCGTCTTCGACGCCAATTCTGTCGCTGGTACGGATATACTTGGTCCGATCGATACACTCGAAATTTCCACGGATGGTCTGACCGATTTTGAAGGATTGTCTGCGCCGGAACTGGTGCTGGATGGGTTTACCTTCCTGTACTAAGTTGGTGCCTGCCGTCAGCGGGCACCGGACCGAATTGGTCATTTAAGGAATGCCGGTTTTTGGAGCCATTGAGGCTGTTTCAGGCCGAAGGTGAAGTCGGAACCCGGATCACAAAGGACGCCGCTGGCCTGTTGGTCGGCGGCGTCTGGTGTTAATATGGCCGCCAATGCTTGACCGGAGAGTGGGTCAGGATCGTTTTGCCGGGGTTGCGGGGAACGGGAGCATTGCTGCGCTGAACTGGCGCGGGGGGTATTTCTGACGTCAGGTGGAAATATGTTTGGGAATGCCGCGGCGACGCTAAAGGCTGTCTGATCTGCGAGTTGAGCTTCGGTTAAATGCCACGGCGACGGCGTAGGAACGCGAATACGCTCCGAAAAGGAACGCAAGTCGCAGAAATCATTGAAATATATGGATGTGCAAAAAGCACAGTGGAGCGGGTGATGGGAATCGAACCCACGTATTCAGCTTGGAAGGCTGCTGCTCTACCATTGAGCTACACCCGCGTCCCGACCCTTTTAAGCATGGCGGGCGGGGCGTGCAAGGGTCTGATCGTGGTTCAGGTCAGGCTGGCGGGCAGGGTCAGGCCGCGCAGGATTTCGTCGCTTTTCATCGGGCGTTTGCCTGCTCGCTGGGCTTCCAGCACCTCGACGGCGCCGGTGCCGCAGGCGATGCGGAAACCGGCCAGCACCTCGCCCGGTGCGCCTTCGCCCTCGACCAGACGGGACCGCAGCAGCTTCACCCGCTCGCCCGCGATCTCGCACCATGCGCCGGGGAAGGGGGAGAGGCCGCGGATCTTGCGGTCGACCGCGTCGGCTGGGCGGGTCCAGTCGATTCTGGCTTCGGCCTTGTCGATCTTGGCGGCGTAGGTGACGCCGTCCTCGGGCTGAGCCTTGGCCTGCATCGGCAGGCGGGGCAGGGTATCGGCGACCAGATCGGCGCCCATCTGTGACAGGCGGTTATGCAGATCGGCGGTCGTTTCCTCCGGGCCGATGTCGGTGCGGGCTTCGGCCAGAACCGGGCCGGTGTCGAGACCGGCTTCCATCTGCATGATCGCGATGCCGGTTTCGCTGTCGCCTTCCAGGATCGCGCGATGGATCGGCGCGGCCCCCCGCCAGCGCGGCAGAAGCGAGGCGTGGATGTTCACGCATCCCAGCCGGGGCGCATCCAGAACCGGCTGGGGCAGGATCAGCCCATAGGCGACGACGACGGCCACATCGGCATCGAGCGCAGCGAAATCGGCCTGTGCATCGGTGTTCCGCAATGTGGCGGGGTGGCGGATTTCCAGCCCGAGTTCTTCCGCTGCGCGATGCACGGCGGAGGGGCGCGGTTTCTGGCCCCGGCCCGCCTCGCGCGGGGGCTGGGTGTAGACGGCGACGATGTCATGCGCGGCGGCGAGCTTGCGCAGCGGGGCGACAGAAAACTCCGGCGTTCCCATGAAAATCACTTTCATCGCGCGCTCCTTCATCCTGGCTCAAATATCCATCATGCGGCAGCCAATGCCGCAGCGATCGGGTTATCTTCGTTTGCCGAGCTTGGCCGATTTCGCCACCAGCATCTTGCGGCGCAGCGGCGACAGGTGGTCGACATAAAGCTTGCCGTTCAGATGGTCGAT
The genomic region above belongs to Paracoccus sp. SCSIO 75233 and contains:
- the fmt gene encoding methionyl-tRNA formyltransferase, which translates into the protein MKVIFMGTPEFSVAPLRKLAAAHDIVAVYTQPPREAGRGQKPRPSAVHRAAEELGLEIRHPATLRNTDAQADFAALDADVAVVVAYGLILPQPVLDAPRLGCVNIHASLLPRWRGAAPIHRAILEGDSETGIAIMQMEAGLDTGPVLAEARTDIGPEETTADLHNRLSQMGADLVADTLPRLPMQAKAQPEDGVTYAAKIDKAEARIDWTRPADAVDRKIRGLSPFPGAWCEIAGERVKLLRSRLVEGEGAPGEVLAGFRIACGTGAVEVLEAQRAGKRPMKSDEILRGLTLPASLT